ACGCCTCGGTGCGGCTCGACCCGTCGGACGTCCCCGCCCTCGCGGGAGGAGGCTGACATGGCGCAGCCGAACGGGGCGCGCCCGGGGCCCTCGCCCGACTGGTGGACAGCGGTGGCCGAGGTCCGTGGGGCGCGGGAGCGGCTGGCCGTGCTGGGGACGCCGTCCCCGGCACCGCACCCCGGCACTCTCGTGGTGGCCCTGGTGCACGGTCTCGAAGGCGGCTGGGCCGGATGGCGGCCGCTGGCCGGAGAGCTGGCGGGCCGCTGCCGGACCTACGTCCTCGACCTGCCGTGGCGCGCCGGCAACCGCTACCGCTGGCGGCACCACGGCACCCCCGCGCACTGGCTGCGCGAGGCGCTCGCCCTGGTGCCCGAGCCCGTCGACATCCTGATCGGCCACTCCTTCGGCGCCAATGCCGTCCTGGAACACCTGGCCGACCGGGACGGCGCGGCCCAGCCGCGCGCCGCGGTGCTCCTCGCCCCGTTCTTCCGCCCCGACACCCTCCGGGTGGACTGGCCCCTGCACGACGCGGCGCTGGCCGGGTTCCGGCAGATCATCGCCGACGGCGTACGCGTCGGACTGGGCAGCCGGGCCGGGGACCTGGACCCCGAGGTGCTCGCCGCCATGGCCGACGCCACGGTGGAGCGGATCGGCCCGGTCGGATTCCTCAGCCTGTTCCTCCAGCTCACCGGACGACCTCACCGCCCTCCCGGCGACCACCCCCTCGCCACGACCCTTCTCACCACAAAGGAATGACCATGACGGAGCTGCTGGACGGCACCCTCACCACCCCCGTGGACAGGCCCCGCTACGAGGGCGCCAACATCCGCACCTGGATCGGCTTCAAGCACTTCATGTATCTGACGGAGGAGGCGATCCTCCAGTACTTCCGCGAGCGCGGGGTGGGCGCGGAGACGCTCTACCACACCCACACCCACACCCACACCCACACCCACACCCACACCCCCGGCCTCGGCCACACCCCCGGCCTCGGCCTGGAGATCGTCGACCACTCGGTCAGCCTGCCCGCCACGCCCGGCATCGACGACGAGGTGACCGCCATCGTGGAGCCGGGCAAGCCCAAGCCCGGCCACGGCGCCCCGTTCAAGGTCCGGCTGGAGGCTGTCGTCCGCGGCGAAGGAGCACTTCAGTGCGCCGGTGCAGGACGAGCACCGGGATCCGTTGGAGTTCTGGGTGCCGTCCGGGAGTTCCCCGAATCCTCGCTCCTGGCCGAGAAGTCATCGGCGTCGAAGGAAGGAGAGGAGGTGGACCGTGCCCGAGAGACGGAGGGATGGGCGGCGAGCCGCCGCTGTCACAGGTGTGGTCTAGCGTGCGGAACATGGACCTGGAGCTTGCGGGACGACGGGCGATGGTGACGGGGAGCAGCGGGGGGATCGGCGCCGCGGTGGCCCGGCGGCTGGTCGACGAAGGGTGCGCCGTGCTGGTGCACGGTCGCGACCCCGCGCGTGTCGGTGAGGTCGCGGAGCGGCTTCGTGCCGTCGGCGGGGCGGTGGACATCGTGCTGGGGGACCTTGCCGATGAGGCCGCCGCCGAGACGGTGGCCGAGCGGGCCCGGGAGTGGGGCGTGCAGATATTGGTCAACAACGCCGGCCCATTCGCCGAGCACGACTGGGAAACCGCGGAGCCGGCGCTGTGGCTGGACGCGGTGAACGGGAACGTCGTGTCCGCGGTGCGGATGATCCGGGCCCTGGTGCCTCGGATGCGCGAGCGAGGATGGGGAAGGGTGGTCAATGTGGGCAGCCGGGCCGCGACGACTCCGTTGCCGAATATGGTCGAGTATTCGGCGGCGAAGGCGGCGGTGGTCAACATGACGACCAGCCTGGCCCGGCATCTGGCCGGATCCGGCATCACCGCGAACACGGTGAGCCCCGGTGTCATCGTCACGGACGGCATGCGGCAGATGTTCGAGGACGGAGCGGCCGCGCGAGGCTGGCCGGAGCAATGGACGGAGCTGGAACCGCTGGTGGTGGCGGAGTACGCCCCGAACCCGACGGGCAGGCTCGGCACCGCGGCGGATATCTCGGCAGCGGTCGCGTTTCTCGCCAGCCCGTCGGCCGGCTACATCAACGGAATCGATCTGCGCGTCGACGGGGGCATCGCGTTGGTGCCGTAAGGCCGACCGCCCAACGCATGATGCTCGTCCGCACACGTCAGCCGGCTCCACGGACCGACACTGCCCGTCCGGCAGCCAGGAATTTCTTCGCGGCGTTCACGTCACGGGGCCGGCCATCAGAACCCCTAGGAGGCCGATCTGAATTCAGTTAAAGTTGCCGTTATGATCTGGGAGGTCGCGTATGTCTTTCGCTCTCATTCACGGTGCCGGTTTCGGCGCGAACTGCTGGGACGAGTTGATTCCTTACTTGAGTGCGGAAGCGCTGGCAGTCGACCTTCCGGGTCGCGGGGCGAGGGCTGACGTCGCACTCGGCACGGTCACTCTCGCGGACTGCGCCGACGCCGTCCGCGAGGACATCGAGGCGAAGGACTTGCGGGACGTGGTGCTGGTCGGCCACTCCTTCGCGGGAGTCACCGTGCCGCTCGTCCTCGACCGCATACCCGAACGAATCCGTCAGGTCGTCCTCGTGTCGGCCGTCGTACCTCCCGACGGGTCCCGGGTGCTCGACCAGATTGATCCCGGCGTGCGTGAGCTGGTCGAGCAGTCCATCACCGCTGGGGTCTACCACCAGACCCGCGTGGGTGCTGTCGCGATGCTGTGCAACGACATGGACGAGGCGACCGCCGCGTCCG
This genomic interval from Streptomyces asiaticus contains the following:
- a CDS encoding alpha/beta fold hydrolase, with translation MAQPNGARPGPSPDWWTAVAEVRGARERLAVLGTPSPAPHPGTLVVALVHGLEGGWAGWRPLAGELAGRCRTYVLDLPWRAGNRYRWRHHGTPAHWLREALALVPEPVDILIGHSFGANAVLEHLADRDGAAQPRAAVLLAPFFRPDTLRVDWPLHDAALAGFRQIIADGVRVGLGSRAGDLDPEVLAAMADATVERIGPVGFLSLFLQLTGRPHRPPGDHPLATTLLTTKE
- a CDS encoding SDR family NAD(P)-dependent oxidoreductase: MDLELAGRRAMVTGSSGGIGAAVARRLVDEGCAVLVHGRDPARVGEVAERLRAVGGAVDIVLGDLADEAAAETVAERAREWGVQILVNNAGPFAEHDWETAEPALWLDAVNGNVVSAVRMIRALVPRMRERGWGRVVNVGSRAATTPLPNMVEYSAAKAAVVNMTTSLARHLAGSGITANTVSPGVIVTDGMRQMFEDGAAARGWPEQWTELEPLVVAEYAPNPTGRLGTAADISAAVAFLASPSAGYINGIDLRVDGGIALVP
- a CDS encoding alpha/beta fold hydrolase, translated to MSFALIHGAGFGANCWDELIPYLSAEALAVDLPGRGARADVALGTVTLADCADAVREDIEAKDLRDVVLVGHSFAGVTVPLVLDRIPERIRQVVLVSAVVPPDGSRVLDQIDPGVRELVEQSITAGVYHQTRVGAVAMLCNDMDEATAASALSRLADDSAALLSEPVNLRGYRRDIPRTYVHLTRDQCYVEEFQQRSIALLRAEVIDLDTGHMAMISAPGKLAAVLNAVHG